The Lepeophtheirus salmonis chromosome 1, UVic_Lsal_1.4, whole genome shotgun sequence genome has a segment encoding these proteins:
- the LOC121127682 gene encoding uncharacterized protein: MNTTPFFLALSIMLFLNEGVEMMKDKRGCRTTNGVPCLHKTDPKVYQYFQYHKWNSTCFKYNGRKQRCMVSPGVLRPCKCSKQCGGCGNKRIPTDQGKSTSFKSLNSHKFKVSQRNGEFSAINKVPINMFKDSSNFDKEEKDPNHNCNVGSMDKDIIRKFNEIQRIVEGSNGEDEDQPMYKKGLNNGDGKNEDLENKGSSGNNSELSSEKLNYTQSKDSKSESKEEDEEESSSEMDEALESKSKLEDGPDYDDMESKAEKEEGPGDDTNESRTEMKQGSGDDGMNSKSEKEEVSGKKRYSFQYVI; encoded by the exons ATGAATACTACACCGTTTTTCCTTGCATTAAGCATTATGTTATTCCTAAATGAAGGGGTTGAAATGATGAAGGACAAGAGAGGATGTCGAACCACGAATGGAGTTCCATGTCTCCACAAGACAGACCCAAaagtatatcaatattttcaataccATAAATGGAACTCAACATGTTTCAAATATAACGGAAGAAAGCAA AGATGTATGGTGAGTCCTGGGGTGCTGAGACCTTGCAAGTGTTCAAAACAATGTGGTGGATGTGGTAATAAGAGAATCCCTACAGATCAGGGTAAATCTActtcttttaaaagtttaaattccCATAAGTTCAAAGTATCGCAACGAAATGGTGAATTCTCTGCAATTAACAAGGTTCCAATAAATATGTTCAAGGATTCTAGTAACTTtgacaaagaagaaaaagaccCCAATCATAATTGCAATGTAGGGTCAATGGATAAAGATATTATTCGCAAATTCAATGAAATACAAAGAATTGTGGAAGGATCAAACGGAGAGGATGAAG ATCAGCCGATGTATAAAAAGGGACTCAACAACGGTGATGGAAAGAATgaagatttagaaaataaagggTCCTCGGGGAATAATTCTGAGTTGAGTAGCGAGAAGTTGAATTATACCCAATCAAAAGATTCAAAGAGTGAATCAAAGGAGGAGGATGAAGAAGAATCTTCTTCTGAAATGGATGAAGCCTTAGAGTCTAAATCCAAATTAGAAGATGGACCTGATTATGATGATATGGAGTCAAAAGCGGAAAAAGAAGAAGGGCCTGGGGATGATACTAATGAGTCCAGAACTGAAATGAAACAAGGATCTGGTGATGATGGTATGAATTCTAAAagtgaaaaagaagaagtatcTGGCAAAAAAAGGTATTCATTTCAATATGTCATCTAA